A region of Desulfolithobacter dissulfuricans DNA encodes the following proteins:
- a CDS encoding ubiquinol-cytochrome c reductase iron-sulfur subunit: MGSREARRGQNRRTFLGRLLTWATTVAAVLLSWPLFRFLGFSVPPKPRYVTVKAPLPASGVHIDRDFLLFGDNKTKAHAVSRICTHLGCRVNFLEDRQLIECPCHQSRFTPEGRRIAGPARRDLPSYPVEIKRDSDGTVISYIVTL; the protein is encoded by the coding sequence ATGGGCTCCCGGGAGGCCCGGCGGGGCCAGAACCGCAGAACATTTCTCGGTCGCCTGCTCACCTGGGCCACCACCGTTGCCGCTGTGCTCCTGTCCTGGCCGCTTTTCCGCTTCCTTGGCTTTTCCGTCCCGCCAAAACCGCGCTACGTCACCGTCAAGGCCCCTCTGCCTGCCAGCGGTGTCCATATCGACCGCGACTTTCTCCTCTTTGGCGACAACAAAACCAAAGCCCATGCCGTATCGCGGATCTGCACCCATCTCGGATGCCGGGTCAACTTTCTTGAAGACAGGCAGCTCATAGAATGCCCCTGCCATCAGAGCCGATTTACCCCGGAGGGTCGGCGGATAGCCGGTCCGGCCAGGCGGGACCTGCCCTCCTACCCGGTGGAGATAAAAAGAGACAGTGACGGAACGGTTATCAGCTATATCGTGACCCTATGA
- the pssA gene encoding CDP-diacylglycerol--serine O-phosphatidyltransferase, translated as MDTSHTNKFYPLPCMLTCSSLFSGFYSIVASINGNFFAAAIAILVAAIFDGLDGRVARMTGSTSRFGMELDSLCDLVSFGVAPALLAYLWALLPYGRYGWLAAFLYVATTALRLARFNSAVEDNSASHDFVGLPCPAAAGMIATTVMFAHFLGATETVKHLSLLLLVYVLSYLMVSTHRYLSFKQPTYRKGKSFQMVVGMILFIILLATEPPVTLFAVAFLYVLSGPAMAMYQFATRAKSRDLEDSEPL; from the coding sequence ATGGACACGTCCCATACAAACAAGTTTTATCCGCTGCCCTGCATGCTGACCTGCAGCAGCCTCTTTTCCGGTTTCTATTCGATAGTGGCCTCCATCAACGGCAACTTCTTTGCCGCAGCCATTGCCATCCTGGTGGCCGCCATCTTTGACGGACTTGATGGCCGGGTGGCGCGTATGACCGGCTCCACGTCCAGGTTCGGCATGGAACTGGATTCGCTCTGTGACCTGGTCTCCTTTGGCGTGGCCCCGGCCCTGCTCGCCTATCTCTGGGCCCTGCTGCCCTATGGCCGCTACGGCTGGCTGGCTGCCTTCCTCTATGTGGCCACCACTGCCCTGCGACTGGCCCGGTTCAACTCTGCTGTTGAAGACAACTCTGCCAGCCACGATTTCGTCGGCCTTCCCTGCCCGGCTGCCGCCGGAATGATCGCCACCACGGTCATGTTTGCCCATTTTCTCGGCGCCACCGAGACCGTCAAGCATCTTTCCCTGCTCCTGCTGGTCTACGTCCTCTCCTACCTGATGGTCTCCACCCACCGGTACCTGAGCTTCAAGCAGCCGACCTACCGCAAGGGCAAGAGCTTCCAGATGGTTGTGGGCATGATCCTGTTCATCATCCTGCTGGCCACGGAACCACCTGTCACCCTTTTTGCAGTGGCCTTTCTCTATGTTCTCTCCGGCCCAGCCATGGCCATGTACCAGTTCGCCACCCGGGCAAAAAGCCGCGACCTGGAAGACTCAGAGCCGTTATAG
- the ilvN gene encoding acetolactate synthase small subunit: protein MKHTLSVLLQNKPGALSRVTGLFSGRGFNIESLCVAETLDPKVSCLTLVTRGDEAIIEQICKQLHKLIDVIKVTDISEGEYVEREMVLIRVKAEASTRAEVLRIIDIFRGKVVDVSPTTYAVEVTGSESKIKAVIDILRPIGIKEIIRTGTIAMARAPKK from the coding sequence ATGAAACATACACTCTCAGTACTGCTTCAGAATAAACCCGGTGCTCTTTCCCGGGTCACCGGTCTCTTCAGCGGCCGGGGTTTCAACATCGAAAGCCTCTGCGTGGCAGAGACCCTGGACCCCAAGGTATCCTGCCTGACCCTGGTCACCCGCGGAGACGAGGCCATTATCGAACAGATCTGCAAACAGCTGCACAAGCTGATCGATGTCATCAAGGTTACCGACATCAGCGAAGGCGAGTATGTGGAGCGCGAGATGGTCCTTATCCGGGTCAAGGCCGAGGCCTCCACCCGGGCCGAGGTTTTGCGGATCATCGACATCTTCCGGGGTAAGGTCGTGGATGTCAGCCCCACCACCTATGCGGTGGAAGTCACCGGATCCGAGTCCAAGATCAAGGCGGTTATCGATATTCTGCGCCCCATCGGCATCAAGGAGATCATCCGCACCGGAACCATTGCCATGGCACGGGCCCCGAAAAAATAA
- the rsmD gene encoding 16S rRNA (guanine(966)-N(2))-methyltransferase RsmD — protein sequence MRVTGGTARGRKLHGPAGGKDTIRPTSDRVREAMFNILGDRVNGALVLDLFAGTGALGIEALSRGARHAVFVDRSRHALTLTAANLELCFASPRATLVRLDLSKEKHFRKLHRPLADSPGFDLIFLDPPYEKNLAHHCVMMVEKAGILAPGGLLVAEERHSVVLPEVTAALKLRTSRRYGETGIWIYEAATQAPNR from the coding sequence ATGCGCGTTACAGGCGGCACAGCCAGAGGCCGGAAACTGCACGGTCCTGCGGGAGGAAAGGATACCATCCGACCCACCTCGGACCGGGTCCGCGAGGCCATGTTCAACATCCTTGGCGATCGGGTCAACGGGGCTCTGGTCCTGGATCTCTTTGCCGGTACCGGTGCCCTGGGCATAGAGGCGCTGAGCCGGGGCGCCCGACATGCGGTGTTCGTCGACCGCTCCCGCCACGCCCTGACCCTGACAGCTGCCAACCTGGAACTATGTTTTGCCTCTCCCCGGGCTACACTGGTCCGCCTCGATCTCTCAAAAGAGAAACATTTCAGGAAACTCCACCGGCCCCTGGCCGATTCACCCGGGTTTGACCTGATCTTTCTCGATCCTCCCTATGAAAAAAACCTGGCACACCACTGTGTGATGATGGTAGAAAAAGCCGGTATTTTGGCTCCTGGAGGGTTGCTCGTGGCGGAAGAACGGCATAGTGTTGTGCTGCCCGAAGTCACAGCCGCTCTCAAGCTCAGAACCAGTCGCCGATATGGAGAAACCGGAATCTGGATCTATGAGGCGGCCACCCAGGCGCCCAACCGCTAA
- a CDS encoding type IV pilin protein, with amino-acid sequence MLKQIRNHKRKNGEKGFTLVELMIVVAIIGILAAIAIPQFTKYRARANNSAALSDARNFRTDMEGYFAEWQHYPN; translated from the coding sequence ATGCTGAAGCAGATAAGGAACCACAAAAGGAAGAACGGTGAGAAAGGCTTCACCCTTGTCGAACTCATGATCGTTGTCGCGATTATCGGCATCCTGGCCGCCATCGCCATCCCGCAGTTTACCAAGTACCGGGCCCGGGCGAACAACTCTGCAGCATTGTCTGATGCCAGAAATTTTCGTACCGATATGGAAGGGTACTTTGCAGAATGGCAGCATTACCCCAATTAA
- a CDS encoding tetratricopeptide repeat protein, which yields MKATCRACVILLLGVAGFVLLTPSVYRVRGTYFHETISRIGELPPPVARLLTLEYPGVVADLLFLKTISFMGLKIGEHGQPTREEWQRIHEMLQLITELDPRFWDPYLFAEMMLPWQAGMFDETTALLEKAIRHRPDDYRPYYFLGFNAFYFQKKPAVAAKYLRKAAQYTDAPAYIKGLAGRFSLYGNQTALGIGFLSDLLQNTSDPRIKAYLGKRLEALKRIFFLEQKVAAYKEKYGTMPASLEDLVGVGLLTEIPRDPYGGQFVLLKNGRVYTTSKLVDKKKNKDE from the coding sequence TTGAAAGCAACCTGTCGGGCATGTGTCATACTGCTGCTTGGTGTGGCTGGTTTTGTCCTGCTGACGCCGTCCGTCTACCGCGTCCGCGGAACATATTTCCATGAAACCATCAGCCGGATCGGTGAGCTGCCACCGCCGGTGGCCAGGCTGCTGACCCTGGAATACCCGGGAGTGGTGGCAGACCTGCTCTTTCTGAAGACCATATCCTTTATGGGGCTTAAGATCGGAGAACACGGCCAGCCGACCCGCGAGGAGTGGCAGCGTATTCATGAAATGCTGCAGTTGATCACCGAGTTGGATCCCCGGTTCTGGGACCCGTACCTGTTCGCCGAAATGATGCTTCCCTGGCAGGCGGGAATGTTCGACGAGACAACCGCCCTGCTGGAAAAGGCGATCCGGCACCGTCCAGACGACTATCGACCCTATTATTTTCTCGGCTTCAATGCCTTTTACTTTCAGAAAAAACCAGCGGTTGCAGCCAAGTACCTGCGAAAGGCGGCGCAATATACGGATGCTCCGGCATACATAAAAGGGCTTGCCGGCCGGTTTAGCCTCTATGGCAATCAGACAGCCCTGGGCATCGGTTTTCTCTCCGATCTGCTGCAGAACACCAGTGATCCGCGGATCAAGGCGTATCTTGGCAAAAGGCTGGAGGCGTTGAAAAGGATATTTTTCCTCGAACAGAAAGTGGCGGCCTACAAGGAAAAATATGGCACGATGCCCGCTTCTCTCGAGGACCTGGTTGGGGTCGGTCTGTTGACTGAAATTCCCCGGGATCCCTATGGCGGACAATTTGTGCTCCTGAAAAATGGTCGGGTCTACACCACCAGCAAACTGGTTGATAAAAAAAAGAATAAAGATGAATAA
- a CDS encoding phosphatidylserine decarboxylase family protein, with protein MKKPALPLAKEGVPFICFSGFATLVLALLAYDMAAIIGLLFTGFVTFFFRDPSRIVPEEHNAVVAPADGKIILIEETEDPRFAQGRMLKLSIFMDIFNVHVNRIPYGGVVERISLQPGKFYSADKNRATLHNEYCALTIRTDTGLEYVVVQVAGLIARRIVCWAEKGDRVRPGQRYGLIRFGSRVDLYLPPETRLEVTKGQKVRAGETRLGTM; from the coding sequence ATGAAGAAACCTGCCCTACCTCTTGCCAAAGAAGGCGTACCATTTATTTGTTTCAGTGGATTTGCCACCCTGGTACTTGCCTTGCTCGCCTACGACATGGCGGCCATCATCGGCCTGCTCTTCACCGGATTTGTCACCTTTTTTTTCCGGGATCCGAGCCGCATAGTCCCGGAGGAACACAACGCGGTGGTGGCGCCGGCAGATGGAAAGATCATTCTCATCGAAGAGACCGAAGACCCCCGCTTTGCCCAGGGAAGAATGCTCAAACTTTCCATCTTCATGGATATATTCAACGTCCATGTCAACCGGATTCCTTATGGCGGCGTGGTCGAGCGGATTTCGCTCCAGCCGGGGAAGTTCTATTCGGCGGATAAGAACAGGGCTACCCTGCACAACGAGTACTGTGCCCTGACCATCAGGACCGACACCGGACTTGAATATGTTGTCGTCCAGGTGGCCGGTCTCATTGCCAGGCGCATCGTCTGCTGGGCGGAAAAGGGGGACCGGGTCCGTCCTGGTCAGCGGTATGGCCTGATACGGTTTGGTTCCCGGGTTGATCTCTACCTGCCCCCGGAGACCCGTCTCGAGGTTACCAAAGGCCAGAAAGTACGGGCCGGGGAGACCAGACTTGGTACAATGTAA
- a CDS encoding ABC transporter ATP-binding protein produces MNSPASIVALKHVRKTYPAGLRKKNSALVDLSLSVFSGDVFGIVGTNGAGKSTALKILMGFVRPDKGSVTLAGYGPEDPASHAVVGYLPENPCLYGHLTLSDHFIYAGTLAGYSKKKIRERSLELLQRVDLEHAAKTPIRRFSKGMTQRAALAYAMFHRPEILILDEPMSGLDPLGRQLVVELIREYNREGHTVLFCSHILTDVERICNRIGIMHRGELVAEKSPAELREQEERLTPAGGADISPLESFFFRIVSKSP; encoded by the coding sequence ATGAACTCGCCTGCATCGATTGTTGCTCTCAAGCATGTGAGGAAGACCTACCCGGCCGGGCTGCGGAAAAAAAATTCCGCTCTCGTTGATCTTTCTCTCTCAGTTTTTTCCGGTGATGTCTTCGGTATTGTCGGGACCAACGGTGCCGGTAAGAGTACAGCCCTCAAGATCCTCATGGGTTTTGTCCGTCCGGACAAAGGCTCGGTGACCCTGGCAGGTTATGGGCCCGAGGATCCCGCCAGCCACGCCGTAGTCGGATACCTGCCGGAAAATCCCTGTCTTTACGGTCACCTGACCCTTTCTGATCATTTTATCTATGCCGGGACTCTGGCCGGCTATTCCAAAAAGAAAATCAGAGAACGATCCCTGGAACTTCTGCAACGGGTCGACCTGGAGCATGCTGCGAAAACACCGATTCGTCGCTTTTCCAAGGGGATGACTCAGCGGGCGGCGCTGGCTTATGCCATGTTCCATCGACCGGAGATTCTTATTCTCGACGAGCCCATGTCCGGACTGGACCCGCTCGGGAGGCAGCTGGTGGTGGAGTTGATCCGGGAGTATAACCGAGAAGGGCATACGGTCCTTTTCTGCTCCCATATTTTGACCGATGTGGAACGGATCTGTAACCGAATCGGCATCATGCACCGGGGAGAGCTTGTGGCGGAAAAATCCCCGGCCGAACTCCGGGAGCAGGAGGAGCGGCTGACACCGGCAGGCGGGGCGGATATCTCCCCGCTGGAATCCTTTTTCTTTAGAATTGTTTCCAAATCCCCGTGA
- a CDS encoding ABC transporter permease, producing the protein MIQRICATALLTVKEGIRQRILYGALLFALGVCCFAVLLSGLFMRDLSKIILDFCLASVTLGGLLIPFFLAINLLSKDIEHKTIFTILSRPVSRAEYILGKYCGLLVLAALVMVLLTGATFAAVWLGRLLYGARFFASFSPGAVLVGVLGSWLGVALLTALVVLWCTLTTSSFLATLLTIATYLIGQSIDDVTRFLAADIPGVEISPVTRGVVTAARYVFPNLAAFDMKMQAAHGIVMAPLELLTLVGYGTTYTAAVLALAVLVFKRRDIV; encoded by the coding sequence GTGATACAACGAATCTGCGCCACAGCGCTCTTGACAGTCAAGGAAGGGATCCGTCAGCGGATTCTTTACGGTGCGCTCCTGTTCGCCCTGGGGGTCTGCTGCTTCGCGGTCCTGCTCAGCGGGCTTTTCATGCGTGATCTCTCCAAGATCATTCTTGATTTCTGCCTGGCTTCCGTAACCCTGGGCGGACTTCTGATTCCTTTCTTCCTGGCAATCAATCTGCTCTCCAAGGATATTGAACACAAGACAATCTTCACCATTCTCTCCCGTCCCGTTTCCCGGGCTGAATATATTCTTGGCAAGTACTGCGGCCTGCTAGTCCTGGCCGCACTGGTGATGGTGCTCCTGACCGGGGCCACCTTTGCAGCTGTCTGGCTGGGCCGGTTGCTGTACGGGGCCCGTTTTTTCGCCTCGTTTTCCCCTGGTGCCGTGTTGGTCGGGGTGCTGGGTAGCTGGCTCGGGGTAGCCCTGCTGACCGCGCTTGTGGTGCTTTGGTGCACGCTAACCACCAGCTCCTTTCTTGCCACCTTGCTCACCATCGCCACCTATCTGATCGGCCAGTCCATCGACGATGTCACCCGTTTTCTTGCTGCGGACATACCAGGGGTGGAGATTTCGCCAGTCACCCGTGGTGTCGTTACCGCGGCCCGTTATGTATTTCCCAACCTTGCTGCCTTTGATATGAAGATGCAAGCTGCGCACGGCATTGTCATGGCCCCTCTGGAGCTCCTGACCCTTGTTGGCTATGGAACCACCTATACCGCCGCAGTGCTGGCTTTGGCGGTACTTGTTTTTAAACGGAGAGATATCGTTTGA
- the coaD gene encoding pantetheine-phosphate adenylyltransferase — protein MTTPHTSEQTVCRTQPSSIAIYPGTFDPITNGHVDIIKRALRLFDKIIIAVAINAQKTPLFTLDERIDLIRRCFSKENDRIEVDATSGLTVDYAMERGACAIVRGLRAVSDFDYEFQLALMNRKLQRKIETVFLMTGFRWIYISSSIIKDAAKHGGDVSGVVPAHVQAALKQKYSQH, from the coding sequence ATGACCACGCCCCACACCAGTGAACAGACAGTGTGTCGAACACAGCCGAGTTCCATAGCCATCTATCCCGGTACCTTTGATCCCATCACCAATGGCCATGTGGACATAATCAAGCGGGCGCTGCGGCTCTTTGACAAAATCATCATCGCCGTGGCCATCAACGCCCAGAAAACCCCGCTCTTTACCCTGGACGAACGCATCGACCTGATCAGGAGATGCTTCAGCAAGGAAAACGACCGCATAGAGGTGGATGCCACCAGCGGCCTGACCGTGGACTATGCCATGGAACGCGGGGCCTGTGCCATTGTCCGGGGCCTGCGGGCAGTATCCGATTTTGACTACGAGTTCCAGCTGGCGCTGATGAACCGGAAACTGCAGCGAAAAATCGAGACGGTCTTCCTGATGACCGGTTTCCGCTGGATCTACATCTCCTCGTCCATCATCAAGGATGCGGCCAAACATGGCGGCGATGTTAGCGGAGTGGTGCCGGCCCATGTCCAGGCCGCTCTGAAACAGAAATACAGCCAGCACTGA
- a CDS encoding cytochrome b N-terminal domain-containing protein produces the protein MRTTAPPVLRRLLAALPRPVLTGLTALPWGGMSLISLYISVLSGIVLSLQYDVAEPFYSTATLELIIPFGSFWRALHYFSSQAFFLLLVCHFAAILVNNRETIFNRASWIRLTLSLPVAILLLFTGYILRGDATGMAAGTIGEHIALAVPGLGPLINNLLFALSTGGFKRVYANHLIGLMVLGGWCVWPHLRRYRARWRDHAGLTLILLATSILLTAPMEPERFGMLHIAGPWFFLGLQELLRYIPPFWAGVVVPSSLVVLLLCIPLQERDKNKNKKSFYLRGILLWLAVYAVLTVRCYLWVKG, from the coding sequence ATGAGGACCACCGCACCGCCAGTTCTTCGCCGCCTCCTTGCCGCCCTGCCACGACCCGTCCTCACCGGGCTGACAGCCCTTCCCTGGGGTGGCATGTCGCTGATCAGCCTCTATATTTCAGTACTCTCCGGCATTGTCCTTTCCCTCCAGTACGACGTTGCCGAGCCCTTCTATTCCACTGCCACCCTGGAGCTGATCATTCCCTTCGGTTCCTTCTGGCGGGCCCTGCATTATTTTTCCAGCCAGGCCTTTTTTCTCCTCCTTGTCTGTCATTTCGCCGCCATCCTGGTGAACAACCGGGAAACCATATTCAACCGGGCCAGCTGGATACGACTCACCCTCTCCCTGCCGGTGGCCATTCTCCTCCTGTTCACCGGCTATATCCTCCGCGGAGACGCCACGGGCATGGCTGCCGGGACCATTGGCGAGCACATCGCCCTGGCCGTGCCGGGGCTCGGCCCCCTGATCAACAACCTGCTCTTTGCCCTGTCCACCGGTGGCTTCAAGCGGGTCTACGCCAACCACCTGATCGGCCTGATGGTACTTGGCGGCTGGTGCGTCTGGCCCCACCTGCGCCGCTACAGGGCCCGCTGGCGCGACCATGCCGGTCTCACGCTCATCCTGCTGGCCACTTCCATCCTTCTCACCGCCCCCATGGAGCCGGAACGGTTCGGCATGCTGCATATCGCCGGCCCCTGGTTCTTCCTCGGCCTCCAGGAGCTCCTGCGTTACATTCCACCCTTCTGGGCCGGGGTGGTCGTGCCGTCCTCACTGGTAGTTCTCCTGCTCTGTATTCCCCTGCAGGAGAGAGATAAAAACAAAAATAAAAAAAGCTTCTACCTCCGAGGTATCCTGCTCTGGCTGGCAGTCTATGCAGTGCTGACAGTGCGGTGTTACCTGTGGGTCAAGGGATAA
- the ilvB gene encoding biosynthetic-type acetolactate synthase large subunit yields MSKMTGAQAIVKCLKEEGVDLMFGFPGGAVIDLYDELLDSDIKHILVRHEQGAVHAADGYARATGKVGVALLTSGPGATNGVTAIATAYMDSIPIVVLTGQVPRALIGNDAFQEVDIVGITRPCTKHNYLVNDPKDLIPTIREAFYLASSGRPGPVLIDLPKDVVASMITYPEKKPVKMQTYQPNVDPHPGQVEKACKAMLKAKRPILYIGGGVILSNANNELTELARKLTIPVTMTLMGLGGFPGTDPLSLGMLGMHGSYAANMSVAKSDLLIAVGARFDDRVTGRLDAFAPHAKIIHIDIDPTSISKNVVVDIPIVADCKHALRAMNSWFDDYPEFDGKAMSEKHQPWLEQIAEWNNKHPLSYVDEGDIIKPQFVVEKINELTGGDAIITTEVGQNQMWAAQFYKFNKPRHLLTSGGLGTMGYGLPAAIGAKLAMPDATVIDIAGDGSIQMNIQELATAKQWGAPVKIAILNNNYLGMVRQWQELFYNRRYSATPMEVTPDFVDLAKAYGAVGLRATTKDEVEPVIKEALATDNVVIMDFHINREEGVFPMVPAGKATTEMLLV; encoded by the coding sequence ATGAGCAAAATGACAGGTGCGCAGGCAATCGTTAAATGCCTGAAAGAGGAAGGGGTTGATCTCATGTTCGGTTTCCCGGGCGGTGCGGTCATCGATCTGTATGACGAACTGCTGGATTCCGACATCAAACACATCCTGGTCCGGCACGAGCAGGGCGCCGTGCATGCGGCCGACGGCTATGCCCGGGCCACCGGCAAGGTCGGAGTGGCGCTGCTGACCTCCGGCCCCGGAGCCACCAACGGCGTTACGGCCATTGCCACAGCCTACATGGATTCCATTCCCATCGTAGTGCTCACCGGCCAGGTACCACGGGCCCTGATCGGCAACGACGCCTTCCAGGAAGTCGACATTGTCGGTATCACCCGCCCCTGCACCAAACACAACTACCTGGTCAATGATCCCAAGGATCTGATCCCGACCATCCGTGAGGCCTTTTACCTGGCCTCCTCCGGTCGGCCCGGCCCGGTCCTCATCGACCTGCCCAAGGATGTTGTGGCAAGCATGATCACCTATCCGGAGAAAAAGCCGGTCAAGATGCAGACCTACCAGCCCAACGTCGATCCCCATCCCGGCCAGGTGGAAAAGGCATGCAAGGCCATGCTCAAGGCAAAGCGGCCGATCCTCTATATCGGCGGCGGGGTCATCCTCTCCAATGCCAACAATGAGCTGACCGAGCTGGCCAGGAAGCTGACCATTCCGGTCACCATGACCCTCATGGGTCTGGGCGGCTTTCCAGGCACAGATCCGCTGTCGCTTGGTATGCTCGGCATGCACGGCAGCTATGCCGCCAACATGTCGGTGGCCAAGAGCGATCTGCTGATCGCTGTGGGCGCCCGCTTTGACGACCGGGTGACCGGCCGGCTCGATGCCTTTGCCCCGCACGCCAAGATCATTCATATCGATATCGACCCCACCTCCATTTCCAAGAATGTCGTGGTGGATATCCCCATCGTCGCGGACTGCAAGCATGCCCTGCGGGCCATGAATTCCTGGTTCGACGACTACCCGGAGTTTGACGGCAAGGCCATGTCTGAAAAGCATCAGCCCTGGCTGGAGCAGATCGCCGAGTGGAACAACAAGCATCCGCTCTCCTATGTGGATGAAGGCGATATCATCAAGCCGCAGTTCGTCGTCGAGAAGATCAACGAGCTCACCGGCGGGGACGCCATCATCACCACCGAGGTCGGCCAGAACCAGATGTGGGCTGCCCAGTTCTATAAGTTCAACAAACCGCGGCACCTGCTGACCTCCGGCGGCCTCGGCACCATGGGCTACGGTCTGCCGGCGGCCATCGGCGCCAAGCTGGCCATGCCGGATGCCACGGTCATCGACATCGCCGGTGACGGTTCCATCCAGATGAACATCCAGGAGCTGGCCACGGCCAAGCAGTGGGGAGCACCGGTGAAGATCGCCATCCTCAACAACAACTACCTTGGCATGGTTCGCCAGTGGCAGGAACTGTTCTACAACCGCCGCTACTCCGCGACTCCCATGGAGGTGACCCCGGACTTCGTTGACCTGGCCAAGGCGTACGGGGCCGTTGGACTGCGGGCCACGACCAAGGATGAAGTTGAGCCGGTCATCAAGGAGGCCCTGGCGACGGATAATGTGGTCATCATGGATTTCCACATCAACCGCGAGGAAGGAGTCTTCCCCATGGTACCGGCAGGCAAGGCCACCACTGAGATGCTGCTGGTGTAA
- a CDS encoding O-antigen ligase family protein, producing MDRSWFSSAVILCLVFLYVALVPTTRLLPALGTYDEKRVLECILLVLVCTVVATTPPLCRAWLRLFFSLSPGARAVLGACVLLGFLSSLVAVSVRYALLELTLFVCLFIASLSMAVVRQELGRFFDRVIVLSVLVVGWAYLAGFVAFYVSVLAGSLSFEQRALFWSFSNIRFFSQFQTWTLPLVVLPWFFLGRYPLVKLITVLAGSSWWFLFFVSGTRGTLVAMLAAGVLVAVVFGRRSWPWFKLQALVLLAGLVAYVLIFLVLPEILSVDTSSVLARSIRRDLVHSPGRMTLWALALDMIRQHPLLGLGPMHFACDSNLVASHPHNALLQLASEWGMPVAVTVLLFFVRALFLWIQSAQKVLNREEDQEKMVLCPALLASLSGAAVHALVSGLVVMPLSQVMLVLVAGWMLSLYKGEMQEPSRWAGEIWRKGKICVLVVLVPVFLFAGLAVLSWPGDQARQRFLSSPFAHVHRMPRFWQQGKICLGVPDIIDPRIGGNRQDHQSCSKSR from the coding sequence ATGGACAGGTCCTGGTTTTCGTCGGCGGTGATCCTCTGTCTGGTTTTTCTCTATGTTGCCCTGGTTCCGACCACCAGGCTGCTTCCTGCTTTAGGGACCTATGACGAGAAACGGGTCCTTGAATGCATCCTCCTTGTGCTGGTCTGCACGGTCGTTGCCACCACCCCACCCCTGTGCCGCGCTTGGCTGCGGCTGTTTTTCTCCCTCTCCCCTGGTGCCCGGGCTGTTCTCGGGGCTTGCGTGCTGCTGGGTTTTCTCTCCTCCCTGGTCGCTGTTTCCGTTCGCTACGCTCTCCTGGAGCTGACTCTCTTTGTCTGTCTGTTTATCGCCTCTCTTTCCATGGCGGTTGTCCGGCAGGAGTTGGGCCGATTCTTTGACCGAGTGATAGTTCTAAGTGTTTTGGTGGTTGGCTGGGCCTACCTGGCCGGTTTCGTGGCTTTTTATGTGAGTGTTCTTGCCGGGTCACTGTCCTTTGAACAGCGGGCCCTGTTCTGGTCTTTTTCCAATATTCGCTTTTTCAGCCAGTTCCAGACCTGGACCCTGCCCCTGGTGGTCCTGCCCTGGTTTTTCCTGGGCAGGTACCCCCTGGTAAAGCTGATTACCGTGCTTGCTGGTTCGTCCTGGTGGTTTCTTTTCTTTGTTTCCGGAACCAGGGGCACCCTGGTAGCAATGCTGGCGGCAGGAGTGCTTGTGGCCGTGGTTTTCGGTCGTCGGTCCTGGCCATGGTTCAAGTTGCAGGCGCTCGTGCTTCTGGCAGGGCTTGTGGCCTATGTCCTGATTTTTCTGGTTCTGCCCGAGATCCTCTCTGTGGACACCTCTTCGGTGCTGGCCCGGAGCATCAGGCGCGATCTTGTCCATTCCCCGGGTCGCATGACCCTCTGGGCTCTGGCGCTGGATATGATCCGGCAGCATCCTCTGCTCGGGCTGGGTCCAATGCATTTCGCCTGTGATTCCAACCTGGTGGCCTCCCATCCGCACAACGCTCTCCTTCAGCTGGCCAGTGAATGGGGGATGCCGGTGGCCGTTACCGTGCTGCTCTTTTTTGTCCGGGCGCTTTTTCTGTGGATACAGAGCGCTCAAAAGGTACTGAACAGGGAGGAAGACCAGGAAAAAATGGTTTTGTGTCCGGCCCTGCTTGCTTCGCTGAGCGGCGCGGCTGTACATGCTCTTGTAAGCGGACTTGTTGTCATGCCTTTGAGTCAGGTGATGCTTGTTCTGGTTGCCGGATGGATGCTCTCTCTGTACAAAGGGGAGATGCAGGAGCCTTCCCGCTGGGCCGGTGAGATCTGGAGAAAAGGCAAAATATGTGTCCTGGTGGTCCTGGTGCCAGTTTTCCTGTTTGCCGGCCTGGCAGTGCTTTCATGGCCTGGTGACCAGGCCCGGCAGCGCTTCCTTAGCTCACCCTTTGCCCATGTCCACCGGATGCCAAGGTTCTGGCAGCAGGGCAAAATCTGTCTCGGAGTTCCGGACATTATTGACCCGCGGATCGGTGGAAACCGCCAGGATCATCAGTCATGCTCAAAATCAAGATAA